aTGCCAACGCACCAactgccagctgctgtgccccacagccctgcacaagCCTCGTTGGGACATTTCTGGGTGCTGCAAAACTCACCCAGAAAGCCCCACAGGGTGAGTGACTCACAAACACCCACTGCCCACTTCAGTGTCCCCTGGGGAGGGCACCAGGCTCCAAACATCCCTTCCTGGTGAAGAGAAGAGCAGTACAAAAGGAGCTCACTTTCAAGGACCGCCATCTGTCCCACCTCATGAGAGCTGCATAAGAtatgctgctgggtttgggacatgttggttgggtttgtttAATGTAGGGACTGGGCTCTTATTCCCTGCCCCTCAGACTGACCCGTttcactttattaaaaaagaagatgCAATAATTTGTGCCAACTGGTCATGTTTCCTAGCAAACCAGACCACAACTGAGAATTTACAGAGCTGAGGTATATTCCACATTGCTTCTGACAACACCTCTATATAAGGGCAAGAGAATTTAACACAAAAACTGGCTTGCTAGCTTTGCAGATGAGAAATTCCCCCCAGTGGGGAATTTTCAGATAGACATTTGGGAAAAGAGAATATGGGCTGATATGATATATCCTTATCTTAGTGTTAAGGCTACTCCTCTCCTCATGGGGGAAGTTTATGAGAGAAAGCTGACGGACTGGTACAATCCCATCTCCAAATTTGGATGCAGTCCCATGGGGTTTTGGTGCTGTCAGGAGGTGCTGTgcctcagaaaggaaaaggacaacAGAGCCAAAGCCAGCCATGATAGGGCAGAACTGTTCATCTCTTTTGAGTTCAGCTCCAGATGGTCTGTGTTAGGAACAAAAGGTGTTCTGAAAAGCAGTTTCACTCTGGGGATAGACAATCGGGACCAGAAACTCACTGTGAAGAAAGCAAGCTTTGGGGAGATAAGAGGAAGAGGGGCAGTGTTACCTGCATAGGATATAAGACATGAGAAAGTTCTGGCATTAACAATGTTATTCATTCTTTCCTCTGGTAAAGGTGCATCATTGTACATGTGTAAGTGTTGACTGTTATCTGAAAGTGTTTCTTAATAGGATGGCATTGATTATAAATGCCAACAGCTAAGTCACTCAGGATTACACTAAACCTTTCCCATACCTCTAACTCTCTCCTCCCTTTTCTCTCTACCTCTCTTcattacatttccttttttaatcttGATGCCCTACTCTGTGTCACTGCTTTCTCCCTCTACTGCTCTGTTCTCCAAAAGGTGTCCTATTTGCCCCGGATGTACTTCTCTCcacctcagcccagctctgatgAGGAGGACATAGAGAGGCAGAGCCCCCCCCTGGAGGTTTCAGATGGGGAGAATGATGGTGTGGACCCTGGGCCTGGAATTATGCATGGAGAAACAGGTCAGTGAAAACAGAAGGATTTTGTCAAGCTATGAACTGAGCAGGTGTTATATTACCATGGGGATAATAAGTAAAACTGTAGAACTGCTGTGCTAGTATTTTATGCCTCttccaaagcttttctttccctgactCATTGCACTCTCCTGTCCTCTGCATCTCACCACTGTAACTATCTCAAACATCACTTCTTAATGTactccctttcctccttcacCTTTGTCTATTCAGGCTTCCTGAATGGAAATGGCTTGCCATTTTTACTCCAATTTCTAATAACAGCCAGGAAAACCAAGACAAGAAAGTCAAggaagaacaaattaaaaaaatatttagctgtGTTTGCTCAGTATCTGAGAGTCACATTCTGTACAACCTGCCAAAATTAGGTTTAGGTTAGTTTTGAATGAGCAATGTTTTTCAATGAGCTTCAAattagcaaaataatttcagaagtttAGCCATTGGAATTACTTagtcttgctttttcttcttggtgTATCAACCCATATCTTGTCCTCACACTGTTATATTGCCTACTGTTATAAATGCTGCAACTGAAGAAGTTATGCATCTTCCAAGCTAGCTGGAATACTTAGGTACTTTCTGCTGTTTGTCCAGGAACTACACACAAATACTAACGCTCCACTGGCTTTCTTCTTTGACTCTCACACAGGCAGCAAGAAAAAGATACGTCTGTATCAGTTCCTTCTGGACCTTCTTCGCAGTGGGGACATGAAGGACAGCATTTGGTGGGTGGACAAGGAGAAAGGTACTTTCCAGTTCTCCTCCAAACACAAAGAAGCACTGGCCCATCGCTGGGGCATCCAGAAAGGCAACCGCAAGAAAATGACGTACCAGAAGATGGCACGGGCCTTGAGAAACTATGGCAAGACAGGGGAGGTCAAGAAAGTTAAGAAGAAGCTGACCTACCAGTTTAGTGGAGAGGTGATGGGAAGGGGGGCCACTGAGAGGAAGCATTATCCTCACTGAGGCCATGGGACCctaagcaagaaaaatattgagagctcctgctggattccagcagaggagatggacgcatctttctctttgcttcctgTGCCCCCTTCTCTGCCTTTAAACAGCCTTTATCATCAGATGTTTCTGGTACGAATCCCCTTCTTCAGCATCTGAGAATCCCAATCATGACAGAATTCTTTGCTTCCATCCTCCAAGCTGGACAGAGTTGGGAAATTTAAACAATGTACAAATATATTGTTgtcaggaaagattttttttttcttttttttttttttccttttttttctgattgtatTGTAACTAAAGAATACAGCCAATGAAGTCTTGCCTCCAGAGGTGGTGCTGTGTCACTCCCAGTGACGCCGCGTTAGCTTCCAGCTTTTGAACTAGCATTAATACAGGCTCTGCCGCCGCTCTCAGAGCTAGAGAGAAGTTTGCAGATCTTGGAATGAGACTCATTCTTTTAAATAGTAATAACATGtacatatttaataaaattagaTATAATGAAGTTTTGATGTTTGCATAATAAATGATCACTTCACAAACACAGGTCATGCATTCAGTTATGCAGGTACAGCTCCCATGTGGTGTCTGAACAAAAGGTGCACTGGGTTGTAGGGCCTTATCCATCTGTAGCTGCTTCTTAATTTACCTGGAAACGTCATCAGCAGTGTCAAACTCACTAACAAATGTTACTAGGTGAAATAGATTACTGTGAAACAGACTGCAGTActgaaggaaatttaaaaatacatacatgtatatatttctcactattttttcctgtgcaaaaACCCTGCCAGTTGAACATCTTCTGGTCACGTATACCAAGAATTGCATTTATATCCCCATCCCATTTAGACTGTATCAATTAACCATGTTCTTTTGCAGTTTTACttattttcctgctcctgttctTTTGTCTTCCATTCCCCCACAGTGATTCCTTGATTCTCGCCCATGAATCTTTTTTGGAAGTAAGTTGGGTTTAATCATGTTTTTGTGGAATTCCAGTACAAAAGAGTTTCAAGATTTTAACTGTGGGTTTTACCCCTACTGTAAAACAATCAATAATAACTAATAACAGCTGCACTGTAAAGATAACactcaaaatgcaaaataaatgatAATTCAATACCTGAAACATCATGGTAAATTTAGCCAGTACATCTAAgcacaaaaattaaatctaaattCAAGCAACTgtaagaaaattaacattttaagtTTTAACATTATTTAACATATCTCAACTGTTTCAATCACTCAAAAATCAGGACTTTCCCAAAACAGATGAGGTGAAATGAGGCAGATTGAGAATGTAGAgaaggaggggtttttttttagcaataCTGAAATGCAGTATAACATGCCAAATATCACtaaataatctgaaatttttCAGAGCTGGCTCCTCACTGAAATCAGAAATAGTTGAAAGTGATGAGCTTCTTACAGACCTGAGTTCTCAAAATTATATCCAAACACAGTCAGTGTTATCTGCACTAACAATCTCACTGTGGAAGTGAAAATCTGGTGGCATCATGGCCTACAGTGTCTCTTTGGAGCCAAACAAGAAAGAAGCTCCTGGTTAAAGAACATCCCAAAGTACTACTTCCCAATTTTTATTCCCGGTTCATGAACTTGATAAATACATCAGGCAGTGCCAAAAATCAGCAGAGAGTTAGCTTTCCTGCTTCTAAAAGTCTTGTAATCCAACTTTTAGTTACTATGCTTTGAGGATCATGTTAATTTGAGGATCATTTTTCATTGACTCAGGGTTAGGATGAGTCAAATTATGAAGacattttgtttctaaaattgTACTGGAAGGATTTACTTCCTATAGGAAATACTGCAATACTCACTAAATTAGACTTGGATAACTCCATCTGCATCCATTTTGAAGTTTCAGAATGGAAGCTGTTGAAGGCAGCTCTCAGAAGACCAGAGCACCCAACGCTGACACAGTTAAGGTTCCTTCTTGCTGAGCTAGAAACTCAGGACTTCTCTGCTTGGCACTGATGATgtttggtgctgctggtgtggaattaaaaagagattaaagaTATTTGCACTCATCAGACTTGCAGACTTGATATTCAAGAAAACTAGAGTAATAATTCCTCTcttcataaaaatatctttatcaaAAACACAGCTTCAAAAGCAGAACTGATCCTTCTCTGACACTGTAATTTGAAGGAGAAGGATCATTTCCTCTTGCAGGAAAACTGTGATAACTGAAAAGACCCAACTGGTGAGTTAATTGTGGAAGTGCTTAGGATGTCACAAAAGCCATTTCAAGCTTACCAAAAAGCTTTCTAAGATCTATGAGAcctatttttccatttccttagCAAGTCTTGCATAAAATACTATTAGATGCTGGagaaataatacaaaattaaaataagcatTCAAACAAACAGCAAGAACCTTTAAATGAGCTATTTGAGTGTGTGCATTACTATGAAATGCTAATTTAGAGCAAGTACTTATACTCGAATTAAAGAATTTGCATTTTACACTGGTTTTGACCACAAGAAACATGGCAATAGAAGATTCTGAGAAAATTATCTTGGGGGGATAgcattattaataaaaaagaaaaatttttaagtAATATTGAGTATATTTTACCAAGAAGGCTTAAAATTTTATCTCCAAAGCTGaaaactttttctcttcctcttgtGAATGCTTTGAAATactgtttctaaaaatattcaCTCCCCATCTGTTTCTGGTTAGGTTTTTCATCTGTGGCATAAAGAGTGAATAATCATGTGTTGCAGCTGTGAAGGAGACCAAATGATGATGCTTCTCTGCCAGAGTACTGTTTGTCTGCCACACAATCCAACTGCTGGGGACATGAGGCAGTCTAGGCAAGCTGAATTATTGCCAATCAGCTGCACACGCAAGCAGCTCTTTGGCTGTTTCAgacaaaaataccaaaatgaaTATGACTAAATCACAGGTTCTGCAAAATTacagaggagctgctttctCTGAAGATGGCCAAGAACTAGACAGGCAGACCTGATAAAAAAAGGTCAGGGGGGTTATTATTTGGAGAGATGACCCATGATTAGGACAAGTTCATTGGAACATTTTGCAGCCCACTGCTGTTAAAAATCATCAATCTTCCTTCAAAGCAAATGTTCATACTATAAGTGGATATTCAACTTACATTTGGCCCTCCCTTTGCAGCctgctttaaaaatcagctttatcAGCTGCTGAGTGGTTCCTAATCAATTCCTGTGGAAAGATTATTCAGGAAACTCTCAGTGAGCTACATTCAACATAATGAACTGCACCTACAGTATATTAGACTCCCTCTAGCTGCACATCAGAGGCATCAAAGTTAGGAAAATTGCACTGGCTATACAGATAATCTACTTATAATAATTTACAGTGGtagcatgtatttttaaattctacTCAGTCAAAGAGAGTTTTAGACATTTCTAGATGTAAGCACCACTTGCACCAGACAGATCTGCAGCTAAAGGtgctattatttattttttgcctgaaagcccACATTTATTGAGTCCTTCAAACTTCCTGAAAAATACATACACACGCATCCCAATATATGTCCTGGAGGTTTTTGGTCTCCTCCTTCATGAAATTTTATCTCTATATCCTCATTTCAAGATTCAGAGTCTTACAATTAATGTTTGTCTTCACTTGTGACTACAGCAGGGCTTAGGCTCTGTACATTGCCaggtttcttttcctcagtAAGCCTTTTGCCTTAGTTTTTTTGTATCACTTAATCtctttgacttttttccttttctttctgttttttcctccctcatttAGATCTCCACACAACAAAATTCCCTTCATTATCGTGGAGGTTAATTCAAACTGTATGGCCAGCTTCATAGCTAGTACATATATCACATGACAGATAAATTCAGTGTATTTATACTGCTGCTCAAAATTTTCCTTGTACCATAGCTGCCCATTGCAAATTCATAGCAAAGACTTTATTGCTGATGACAGCACAATGAGAATTTTCCTTTGAGAATGCCCTGGACAGTATGTTCTCAATGGAAATCCCACACTtgtgtatttaaaatgtatGGATTATGGATAGAAAAGACTATGATATGATACAGACTGTGGTACCAATTCCaggattttgcatttatttctaatttattttgtgtgttaCTTTGCTATCTCACCACCTTTACTTCTTCTAAGAAACACTCAAATCAGATTTACAGAGTTTTGTATACCCATATACTTAAAAGACTAAACATGTAGTGCTTGTAATAAAAATGCTACTGTAATGAACCCACTTATATATTACAGCTAAGTAATATACAGTTAAGTTGCTCTTTAAAGCAACTGTGGCAGTAGCTAAAACTTCAGGTTTCACCTTTCTTCTCTAACAAATGTGCACATTGCAATTCAGTTGGCTCAGCTGAGCCTGTGCAATTAGAGGCCTGAATATAAACCAAATCATCAGTCCTGTTCCAAGAGCTGGGGAATGGGACCATCTTCCAGAGAGCGTGAACACAGCAGTAGGCTGAGATATTCTTTCTCATTTCCTCACTCATAACTCACCTGTGTCTGACTTAGCTGAACACCTCACATCAGCCCACAGGATCACAGAGGaacctgggctggaagggatgtTTGGAGGTCACCCCATCCAACCCCCTACTCAAAGCAGGCCTGTTAGATCAGGTTTTCCAGGGCAACTTTCTttccattctgtgtttctttccatTCTCTCCACTCATCCAGCCACATCCTCCTTCATGCCTTTGGTTCCCCACAGTGTTACATTTTGCTACTGCGGAGTCAAAGCAGTACGTGAGAATGAGCAGAGCAGTCTATGGACAGGAGGGGAATGAGGATGTGGTGGAGCAGATAAGGGTTagcaggaggtggaggaggagaaagaagggtGGGAGGAGGTATTGGGGAGACCAAGGTTATGCAAAGGATTGGGGAAGCGGCTTTGTGGTAGGAAGGAATGCAGTTTCTGTGCCTTCAGGGCTCCCTCTGAGCTTCTGTTTTaactccccagcagcagcagagcagcagtgcttgaGGCATAAGAAGCCCTTTGACCACTGGTGCCTTTGTGCAGAATGCTTCGATTCCTCTGCCTTATGCAAAGTGAAGAATGTTTGGGTGCTGAGCTGGGCATTTGTTTACCCAAATCAGTTTGGGTTCTTTTAGATTTACCTATGTTTCTGAGTTCTGGGTGTCTGCTTTCAGAAACATAATTTTAGATTTCTTCTCTAGATAttccctcttcccttttttcccactCATCCACACtgtgctttcctttctctgccagCCTGAGCTACTGATTCCCAGCTCTTTGTTCAGCTTTTCTCTATTCCTGGACTCAGCCAGTAGATGCCTCCATATTTGCTAGATTCCATCTGCTTTATTCTCAAGGtcctttttcagcttttgccCAGTAGTTCATTGCTTCCTCTGAGGCCAACTTTTCTCACATATGCCTCCAGTCAGTTTCTCTTTATGTGAATGGTTCTCAGTTCCAAATTATTTGTTCATCCATTTATAGTTTTTCCATCCACATCCTCTTACAGTTTCAGTCTTATCACCAGCTCTCTTCCCTCCACCCCATTTCCATTCCAGCTCCCCATCTAATATTCTTGTCCTTTGAGAATCTATTAAAATCCCTCCCATATTACCTAGAAAAACCAGTTTCCTCCCCCTATCCATGCCTTTCaatcacacatttttatttcctcctcccACTCAAATTGGTGTGATCCCTTCCCTCTCTGAAGTTCCAGCTATTTGTCCCCCAACCCTGCTGGTTCTCCCCTTTATTTTGATGTGCCTGAGGGAGATAATGTTTGGAGCACACAAAGGATGTTTGCTTGTAGTTCAGGTGTCTGGATTAAGTCCAACTCCCACATTAGCCCTGACATAAATGCATAGAAAACTCTGCTGACCCCTGCACTGGACCTCACTGACCCCAAAAACACTTCTTTGGTGGATGCAATGTAGAAAGATCTCACTGAGCATATGCAGattgcattttttccccatagtCTAGAATATGCAGTAGCTCTGGTTGTTTAGCATGAAGCCAGTTAAAAGAATGTCcctgaaatgaaagcaagctgcTGTCAGATATACAGAAAGAGCTCAAGTATGGAGTGCAAAGGGCAGGGATACAAAATGGCTGTGCAGAGGAAAGCTCAAATGAGCAGGACCAGCATTACCCAAATCTCCTAAATCCCTGTGAACTCAGGTTTGGTCAGTAAGGTCAGGTGGCTTTGCACTGTACACACCAGCACTCTGTGATTCAAAAACTCAAAGGAAACAGTGAGGATTAGGCTGGATATTGGGAAcaggttcttcacccagagggtaGGTGGGCACTAGAACAGAATTCCTAGGAAAGTCACAGCAGGAGCCTGCCAAAGTTCAtggagcatttggacaacaccCTCAGGGACCTGGTGTGGGTACTGGAGCTGTCCTGTGCCGAGTCAGGTGAGGAATTTGATGAACCTTGTGGATCCCTTGCAGCTTGGGATATTCCACGATTCTGTGAGCACTTCAGTGGGTGAGTCCTGCTgagcctgtgctctgctctgaccCACCTCAGCTGTCCCACCATTCCCACCAGTAAATCTTCAGCCACTGAGGCAATTTTACTGCCTTGTCCTCAGAAACTGCAGAGCCACTGAGGAGGTGGTAATTTCATGACACAAAACAAGGAGGCagagaaacaaataaacagaaatagaGACAAGAAATTAAATGGCATGACAGAAACTACCAGGAAAAGAAGCCCAAAATAGGAAAGTAATATATAGACTTTCTGCTTGGATAGCTAAATTTGGGCAGAGTCACAAGCACCTAAATACACAGCCTTTTAATAAGAAGCTGGGTAGTCTTTTCAGAAGGAGATGCTGTAACTTTGGCTATAAATGATAAATTCTTGGTTTTCTCTGCATAAGCCATGGTGCAGCTATCCAAATCACACAacctgtcactgcaggccaccaatttctgtcatttttgaACTTGATTTTCAATTATGTGGTGAAAGACACTGTCTGAGGCACAGAGCAATAATTTCAGAGTAATTCTTCTGACAAGGAAGAATTTTCCCTCTCACTCACTTTTTAAGCACAGGCCCTGAGACATTTATTACATGTTGCTTCACTGTTCTTGTACATTAGTTTTATTTGAATACAGGATGAAGCTTCACACACTTGCTAAACAGTTATCTAGTGTTGCAGTGCACTGGAAAGTAGTTATCACAATCAACTACACATCTGATTTGGGTCAGGCTAGCCATTGAAATTATAGGTTTCATTTGCATAGCAACTTTGTTATTAAAAGTTGtcaaataatataatataatgtaatgcAATGTAATATAATAGAGAAAATGCTAGAAAAAAGTTTACTGTTACAACAATGCTGCCACCTGGTAACCTAATGTGTAATAGCAgacaaaacattcatttttcccAGTACTGAACGTAGCAATGTGTTTGaaatattactttaaataacattaaaaatcaCAACATCTGCAAAGTTATTATTGGACTAGGATCATTTCCCTGTGTCAGATTAAATCCTCATAGCTGTGCTTCATTGTGGGGAAGAAGTGAGACCCAAGTCCTTTGAAAGGTTTCAAGTCAAAGCAAATAGCCAAAATTTTCTGATTCCCAGTGAAATACCTCAGGCACAGGATAGCAGACAAGTACATATCATGGAAACTTGTGCTCCACTGGAAACACAGGccatggaaaataaacacaggtGACATCCTGCCCATCTTCCTCACTCATCCACTAAAAATGGCTtcaagggaaggggaggaagtATTTGACCCCAAATCAGGAGAGGGATCAGCAGTGTTTCTTGCATGTTCACGTCTGTGCCATCAGCCTACTGAGAGAGTCAGATGTGAAAGACAGGCACAGAGTACAGTGACTGATGAGCTGCTTGCACACTGGTCTATTCTGAACTCCATGCCAAAAGACGAACTCAtttaaaaatgagttttttaCAGGATAGtaaagctgggggaaaaaaatgaaaaccacaccttttttaaaaatattgttttgtcAATACTAGTGGTGGCTAAAATATGCTCAATGCCTCCAgaatttttctggaaaagtttAAAACTTAAATTGATAAACCATCATGATAATAAAGAATGATTGTCCACAGTTACTATTTTGCCATATGCTAAATATATGAATAAACAACAAGCAATGATTGGAGCGTGAAATGGCCATACAAGAATAATTTTCTAGTGAGATTTTCCCCCAGATTTTTTCTATATGATTAAGCAAAATTGAAACTTCTAGTGGTATAAAACAGAACCTtgtaactattttaaaaatgatatttaaaagaagaagaaaaaaacttgcTAGTTATCAAGAAACGTATGCTGTGGATCAAGTGGGTGGATGGGGAGGGAGGACTAAAACTATTTAAGTAGTGTCATGCTTTCTACTTGTGACTGCAAATGTCAGTATTGTGTAAGTGTCTCTGCAAAAGAAAGTTCTTTCCTTAAAGTTCACAGTTAGTTCTACAAAAACAGTCTTTGGTTGAAgagctaaaaaaagaaacaagaaaaccaGTTTGTGAGGGGCTGTTCAGCTCTGACCCAATcatgacaaaaacaaaaactgaaataaatagtAAGAATGCAAGCAAGTGGGCACCTAGAGTGAGCAGGAACCAGCACACAGAGGATGTGACTATCAGATCTGGTCTGCTGCACGTGCTGTAAACACGGCAGTGCTGGAATTCTCCATGCAATACATGCCTGGAGCCAGAAATGCACTGCACGCATgtgcagcatcccactgggcTCTGGTTTATACCCACAGATCAGTGGTAGCCAGTCCTGGGTGGCCTGAGCTCCTGGCTCCTGGAACCTGGCTATATTTATCCCAGCTGATGTAGCCTGTCAagtgtgccctgctgctgatAAGGTGCCGCAGCCACACAGGGGGGGATCCAgggggaggagcaggatggggctgcCACCCCGTGGGTCTTTAGGGGGTCTCCaaagccctgcagtgccactgctgtGTGACTCACACCCTGCTCTCTAGATACAGCTGGGAGCTCCACCAGAAACCAAGGGAAGATGCCAGAGCCTGTAAAGAAAGCAGGTAAGGATCATAACTGACAGACAGAGCAGCTTGACAGGAAAAATGTGAGTGGATGATGTATTCCAGAGAAATCAGATGCCTcgaaggaaaaaataaatagaaaataaaatttattttattaagttATAAATCTAAGAGATATTGAGTGATCTTGAAGAGAAATCACTAACTGCTTTGATAACCCTCAGCCACAGAATTTTCTCAAGAGACTttggatgaggaaaaaaatagaggtGAAACACATTTAATTCTCAGATGCTTTtgatttctcatttcctttcctaGTCACCTCTaggattctgaaaaaaaaaaaaaataaaggcttgTAGTCTCTCTTGGACAGTTAAATAGTATAAATCTCTCCTGCTTGTATTTTGGGGTTGAGGTTTTTTATCCCCTGACAATTTGTAGAAGTATTATTGGCAAAAATTGATGGTATTTATTGTGAATGAAATCtctgtgaaaatgaaagcagctgttCAGAGgtctttctatttctttcaaCCACTGACAATAGAActctaggaaaaaaaggcaacattGCACTGTGAAGAATACATGgcaatttcttttcccttgccCTCCTTCATCCTTTCCCCTTGAGCCAGAAAAGAACTAGCCCTTTTCAGGAAGCCAAGGTCACAGAGCCACAGAGAAAAATGCCAGGAAAGTATTTCAGATTTatgaatgttttaatttaaaattttcaaataaggAATCACTCAGGTGCTGCCCACATAGAGGAGGCCTAGAATGGGGTGCAAGGTGCAATGGATCTGGTGTTTTGAGGAGGAACAGAGCCcggggagaaaaggaagaggagttAACTTCAGGACACCTGCAGAGGGAGATCCCTCAGGAGCATTTTGCATCCACAAGTTTGGGAAAAAGAGCTGACAAAAGCTGAATTTATGATTGTTTGTCAAGTGTGAACATATTCAATAGTCAGGCCTGGAGAAACTTGTCCTAAATCTGGGATTATCCACTTTAGAGCTGTCAGTTCATTGATGCCAGTGCAGATCCAGAATCACCACTACAAGGTGCACGTGTTTTTAGTAATGGTTTTAGTTTCCAGAGTtagccagtgccagctgtggagACTTATTAAAAATGGCCTTCGTGTTTTGCAAAGGCCTGAGCAGCCATTGCTCTCCTCTTAGTTTGGCCACAATAACAAAAGAAGAACTTGTTAAGAACCTTCACTTgaccaaaatatttgaaattagcCCCTACCAGAGGCAGACCCCTTACACACCCAGAGCCTCCCCCACTAGAACTGCCAAGCACCAAAGCATGGTTAACTCCAGCAAGATTCTTTGTGTTCCCTCTGTGTGACAACCCTAAAGCAACAGTGGTGTCAGCAATCCTTCTTCTGTATTACAAATATAACATCATTCCATGCTCCTAAGGCTGCCATTTCTAATGAAAGTAGATTTgcatataaaaaagaaatatatattagATCCTGTAATTGTagacaaaaatttaaaaatataagcTGCAAAGTTTCAGTAATCACCcgaaaaatgagaaaatcatACTcatattctgcttttaaagtCACAcgatttttaagttttattgaAATGTTTAATTGTTGTGAAtgcagacaaaaagaaatatacCAGAGCAGGCAAAATTTGACAGTGAAACCTTGGCATTATGACTTCTGATTTCTAATTCTTTAACTGcctttaaattaacattttcattctCCGTGGGGGAGAGGCAATGTCCCTGTTTGTGAAGATGCCCACTTTTGCTGGCTAATGGTGAAGAGAAATTCTATCCCAATTATTTCTCCAGAGAAATCTAACAGGTGTCTAACATCACTAGTCCTACACAGTTCTTACGAACAAACCAGACCAAACACTGGGATTATCACAGCAGGGGGAGGAAAAGCTCTTGTTACACACTCTGACTGAGACACAGCCAGTCACATGCCCCACAAGTTTTAGAGAGGATCTTCTCAGTCTCCCAGGAGACACTAATCCCTTTGGTTTTCTATTTCATGTTGTTTATACAGTTCAAGCCATTCCAAGATGGG
This sequence is a window from Serinus canaria isolate serCan28SL12 chromosome 5, serCan2020, whole genome shotgun sequence. Protein-coding genes within it:
- the SPI1 gene encoding transcription factor PU.1 → MLQACKMEGFPLIPPPSEDMVPYESDLYRQPHDYYQYLNSDGESHGDHYWDYHPHHMHSEFETFGDNHFTELQSVQPPQLQQLYRHMEIEQMHVLDSAIPTTHIGLNHQVSYLPRMYFSPPQPSSDEEDIERQSPPLEVSDGENDGVDPGPGIMHGETGSKKKIRLYQFLLDLLRSGDMKDSIWWVDKEKGTFQFSSKHKEALAHRWGIQKGNRKKMTYQKMARALRNYGKTGEVKKVKKKLTYQFSGEVMGRGATERKHYPH